One part of the Nematostella vectensis chromosome 8, jaNemVect1.1, whole genome shotgun sequence genome encodes these proteins:
- the LOC5515344 gene encoding triadin, whose amino-acid sequence MSDLYWIIGCSAGGGLLLIIFIVIVTCMICKKKRRRKRDNEANWQAHTQEIDLEGEDGPLAKRHSDGLCKDTLTRAKVSTRASIQSDEIKWPEGQRLPQHRPLTEEELHQDGNDRVFDTKSNETHKGILVNGVEHARSENDVRTVRTIDVTIKKKSKRSNTKSLSFDDEVGVMGESPKRPVARKRSSSVPPALDKQAGEHDLDHDVWKEPLTLPEPDYPADTEKPEEKPLSLYEVDEKRKESMNKTANNVDLQDTKKDNMSYSTTVLVHQVPNEAFPPPDYPDIQNTQGANSPNHNAERIENPSTSESPSAEEESLSGSSGTRKNSFADPSDSGVDSEGCDALSRHGDEADDEDDALLTKVEVNFCDLKKERPDVVNTPAMSINNNKPITVQIPFGAANLSSQYDHRLQSNEPTSGYKEVEELSNKKNLQAKSFTNQSYIPKEIEKSPNEFSVALRSVSHNTTKEDSILKEKNEVNKLRDNLKSLPTFTFKDTKAETVTFEKPFLKKAPEHKPLVEVEAPQFPKLHHVELPQTEKKVDETPRFVQPLLKKTTVNVKGPDQKDKAEPEPLHLPKLHHVETPNKDTTQTEPDPSPPINVSAGIKRFQPGQDPVSKPGHAVQDTETTITKKPSFNQKGNKATKSPLETLMKPDTPKVNELKMENANLTESSGTHTKKSSSGTTSASIVANVIKERNTHPANRVMLSDKSPEFGRIKLKSVPKVDDFRIEEPRKQQNIQATPKQQSHLQNTAGNRGYISGMPHIPPPYQKENNYLSMDKRTEGVKYTGPKNNMKTEPIVSPSIPKNTVSTSCPGNPPSILKNSSAVPPNGLPESKPAPIPVIPEAPVFDPKPRTPTVSRKTSMKLTAEEHLQLEEERKKMWKKEQVEQKLRARLDSNSKVIIQASGLAYKDCMPELFTKIKQRGSTSSDLESGDESQVLVK is encoded by the exons ATGAGTGATTTGTACTGGATTATAGGCTGTAGTGCTGGCGGCGGTTTGCTTCTTATCATTTTTATCGTTATCGTCACATGTATGATCTGCAAGAAAAAGAGAAG ACGCAAGAGGGACAATGAAGCAAATTGGCAAGCCCATACACAAGAGATCGATCTCGAGGGAGAGGACGGTCCACTCGCCAAGAGACACTCAGACGGCCTGTGTAAGGATACTCTGACAAGAGCAAAGGTTTCCACAAGAGCAAGCATACAGTCAGATGAAATTAAGTGGCCggaaggccagagactcccacAGCACCGGCCCCTCACGGAAGAAGAGCTACACCAAGACGGTAATGATAGGGTCTTCGACACGAAGTCAAATGAGACGCATAAAGGGATACTAGTGAATGGTGTCGAGCATGCTCGAAGTGAGAATGATGTTCGGACTGTTCGCACAATCGATGTTACGATAAAGAAAAAGAGCAAGAGATCAAATACAAAGTCGCTGTCTTTTGACGATGAGGTGGGAGTAATGGGAGAGTCCCCTAAGCGTCCCGTGGCAAGAAAAAGGTCGTCATCTGTACCCCCAGCTTTGGACAAGCAAGCAGGTGAACATGACCTCGATCATGATGTATGGAAGGAACCTTTAACGCTACCCGAACCAGACTACCCGGCTGACACGGAAAAACCAGAAGAAAAGCCTCTTTCTTTGTACGAGGTGGATGAGAAACGTAAAGAGTCGATGAACAAAACAGCGAATAACGTTGACCTTCAAGACACGAAGAAAGACAATATGTCTTATTCCACAACAGTGCTTGTACACCAGGTGCCTAATGAAGCCTTCCCGCCCCCTGATTACCCGGATATTCAAAACACACAAGGCGCAAACTCTCCCAATCACAATGCGGAGAGAATCGAGAACCCATCGACTTCTGAGTCTCCAAGTGCTGAAGAAGAGAGTTTGAGTGGATCGAGCGGGACGCGGAAGAATAGCTTTGCCGACCCGTCAGATTCGGGTGTGGACAGTGAAGGCTGCGACGCTCTGTCTAGACATGGGGATGAGGCAGATGATGAGGACGATGCACTGCTCACGAAGGTGGAGGTGAACTTTTGCGATCTAAAGAAGGAGAGGCCGGACGTTGTTAATACTCCTGCTATGTCGATAAACAATAATAAGCCAATCACTGTACAGATTCCATTCGGTGCGGCTAACCTATCCAGCCAGTATGATCATCGGTTGCAGTCTAACGAACCTACCAGCGGGTACAAAGAAGTGGAAGAGCTGAGCAACAAGAAGAACCTCCAGGCCAAGTCCTTTACAAATCAGAGCTACATCCCCAAGGAGATCGAGAAGAGTCCCAATGAGTTCTCCGTAGCCCTACGCTCTGTATCTCACAACACTACAAAAGAAGACAGTATCCTCAAGGAAAAAAATGAGGTCAATAAGCTTCGGGACAACCTTAAAAGCCTTCCCACGTTTACTTTTAAAGATACAAAGGCAGAGACGGTGACATTTGAAAAGCCGTTTCTGAAGAAGGCGCCGGAGCATAAGCCTCTAGTTGAAGTGGAAGCACCTCAATTCCCGAAGTTGCATCACGTTGAACTTCCCCAGACGGAGAAAAAGGTCGATGAGACGCCAAGATTCGTACAACCACTCTTGAAGAAAACGACAGTAAACGTGAAAGGACCCGACCAAAAAGACAAGGCGGAGCCAGAACCTCTGCATCTACCAAAACTGCATCACGTAGAGACCCCTAATAAGGACACAACCCAAACGGAACCTGATCCAAGTCCTCCGATCAACGTCAGTGCAGGCATTAAGAGGTTTCAACCGGGTCAGGATCCAGTGTCCAAGCCTGGGCATGCAGTACAAGACACTGAAACTACGATCACAAAGAAACCGAGTTTCAATCAGAAAGGGAACAAGGCAACAAAAAGCCCTCTTGAGACTCTAATGAAGCCTGATACTCCGAAGGTAAATGAGCTTAAGATGGAAAACGCAAATCTAACCGAGTCAAGCGGGACACATACCAAGAAAAGTTCTTCTGGGACAACTTCGGCAAGCATCGTCGCCAATGTCATCAAAGAACGCAATACGCACCCGGCAAATAGAGTAATGTTGTCTGATAAGTCTCCGGAGTTTGGTAGAATCAAGCTGAAAAGCGTCCCAAAGGTTGATGACTTCAGAATAGAAGAACCGAGGAAACAACAGAATATTCAAGCCACACCCAAGCAGCAAAGTCATCTTCAAAACACGGCAGGAAATAGAGGTTACATTTCCGGGATGCCACATATTCCACCGCCGTACCAAAAGGAAAACAACTATCTATCAATGGATAAAAGGACCGAAGGCGTTAAGTATACGGGACCAAAAAACAACATGAAGACTGAACCTATTGTCTCACCATCGATCCCTAAAAACACTGTTTCGACGAGCTGCCCAGGGAACCCACCCTCAATTCTGAAGAATAGTTCAGCCGTCCCTCCAAATGGACTTCCAGAATCTAAGCCAGCGCCCATTCCTGTAATACCCGAGGCCCCTGTATTCGACCCCAAACCACGCACACCAACAGTGTCAAGAAAAACCTCAATGAAACTAACGGCGGAGGAGCACTTACAGTTGGAAGAAGAGAGGAAGAAGATGTGGAAGAAAGAGCAAGTTGAGCAAAAACTTCGTGCACGTTTAGATAGCAACAGCAAAGTCATTATACAGGCGTCTGGACTAGCGTATAAGGACTGTATGCCGGAGCTGTTCACGAAGATCAAGCAAAGAGGGTCGACATCCAGTGACTTGGAGTCGGGGGACGAATCCCAGGTACTGGTCAAGTAG